One stretch of Streptomyces sp. ML-6 DNA includes these proteins:
- a CDS encoding anthranilate synthase component I family protein, whose product MTTVLDSPPRPPRPAPGAITVRVEETRPAPHRPLDLYAVLHRHAPHEVFLLENAPHPGQDPAATVVGHGLLAEIRLHADRITVHGTAPLVTAILQTADALGLAPRPGNERGLVHREQTWQLLRAVQDLFTVETTRPRDSYAFGFLATFGYGSAWHMETLPGRDTTPAPTPDAAPDAAPAAAPAAGPAAAPAAGPAAGPAAGPDIVLGLFRETLWYGPEPGTVRRLTAHSDAFPDPAPHPTPPVGPVTPTGTPTAAATTAVTGPTAAGTSAAAGPATASAVPGPTAATGSTAVPGPATTSAATGSTAGPGPATASAVPASLAGAGVVTAAVTAAAALAAAGGESTEGGVLPEAPRPYRVRDTCDEETFLARVRRCLEHIGVGDIYQIQIGHRIDVATSLAPLDVYRRLRGRNPSPYMYLLPRAGRTVIGASPEVLFHTRGGTVVMRPIAGTAPRSGEEAADRARVARLLADEKERAEHIMLVDLCRNDIGRVCAPGTLQTPDLMRVETYSHVFHLVSTVQGTLEAGHDTWSVLRAAFPAGTVTGAPKIRAMEIIQELESEPRGLYAGAVGLIDLRGWSRLALCIRTIVHDPDTGTYSTQSCAGIVADSRPRAEWHETLHKMGAAYWALTGRELTP is encoded by the coding sequence GTGACCACCGTGCTCGACAGCCCGCCCCGCCCGCCCCGTCCCGCACCGGGCGCCATCACCGTCCGGGTGGAGGAGACCCGCCCCGCCCCCCACCGGCCGCTCGACCTGTACGCCGTACTGCACCGGCACGCGCCCCACGAGGTGTTCCTGCTGGAGAACGCCCCCCACCCCGGCCAGGACCCCGCGGCCACGGTCGTGGGCCACGGACTGCTCGCCGAGATCCGCCTGCACGCCGACCGGATCACCGTCCACGGCACCGCCCCCCTGGTCACCGCAATCCTCCAGACCGCCGACGCCCTGGGCCTGGCCCCCCGCCCCGGCAACGAACGCGGCCTGGTCCACCGCGAGCAGACCTGGCAGCTGCTGCGCGCCGTCCAGGACCTGTTCACCGTGGAGACCACCCGCCCCCGCGACAGCTACGCCTTCGGGTTCCTGGCCACCTTCGGCTACGGCTCCGCCTGGCACATGGAGACCCTGCCCGGCCGGGACACCACACCCGCCCCCACACCCGATGCCGCACCCGATGCCGCACCCGCCGCCGCACCCGCCGCCGGACCCGCCGCCGCACCCGCCGCCGGACCCGCCGCCGGACCCGCCGCCGGGCCCGACATCGTGCTCGGCCTGTTCCGCGAGACCCTCTGGTACGGCCCCGAACCCGGCACGGTGCGCAGGCTCACCGCCCACAGCGACGCCTTCCCCGACCCCGCCCCCCACCCCACACCCCCCGTCGGCCCCGTGACTCCCACCGGCACCCCAACCGCCGCAGCCACAACCGCCGTCACCGGTCCCACGGCCGCCGGCACCTCAGCCGCCGCCGGCCCCGCCACCGCCTCAGCCGTCCCCGGCCCCACGGCCGCCACCGGCTCCACGGCCGTCCCCGGCCCCGCCACGACCTCGGCCGCCACCGGCTCCACGGCCGGCCCCGGCCCCGCCACCGCCTCAGCCGTCCCCGCCAGCCTCGCGGGTGCGGGGGTGGTCACCGCGGCCGTCACCGCCGCCGCTGCCCTGGCCGCGGCGGGCGGGGAGAGCACGGAGGGCGGGGTCCTGCCCGAAGCGCCCCGCCCGTACCGGGTGAGGGACACCTGCGACGAGGAGACGTTCCTGGCACGGGTGCGGCGCTGCCTGGAACACATCGGTGTCGGTGACATCTACCAGATCCAGATCGGCCACCGCATCGACGTCGCCACCTCCCTGGCCCCCCTGGACGTCTACCGGCGCCTGCGCGGCCGCAACCCCTCCCCGTACATGTACCTCCTGCCGCGCGCCGGGCGCACCGTCATCGGGGCCAGCCCCGAAGTGCTCTTCCATACCCGCGGCGGCACGGTCGTCATGCGGCCCATCGCCGGGACCGCGCCGCGCAGCGGCGAGGAGGCCGCCGACCGGGCCCGGGTCGCCCGTCTGCTGGCCGACGAGAAGGAACGGGCCGAGCACATCATGCTCGTGGACCTGTGCCGCAACGACATCGGCCGGGTCTGCGCGCCCGGCACGCTGCAGACACCGGATCTGATGAGAGTCGAGACGTACTCGCACGTCTTCCACCTCGTCTCCACCGTCCAGGGCACCCTGGAGGCGGGACACGACACCTGGAGCGTGCTGCGCGCCGCCTTCCCGGCCGGCACCGTCACCGGCGCCCCCAAGATCCGCGCCATGGAGATCATCCAGGAACTGGAGAGCGAACCGCGCGGCCTGTACGCCGGTGCCGTCGGCCTCATCGACCTGCGCGGCTGGAGCCGGCTCGCCCTGTGCATCCGCACGATCGTGCACGACCCGGACACCGGCACCTACTCCACCCAGAGCTGCGCGGGCATCGTCGCCGACTCCCGCCCCCGCGCCGAGTGGCACGAGACCCTCCACAAGATGGGCGCGGCCTACTGGGCCCTGACCGGACGGGAGCTGACACCGTGA